Proteins found in one Drosophila innubila isolate TH190305 chromosome X, UK_Dinn_1.0, whole genome shotgun sequence genomic segment:
- the LOC117793815 gene encoding CCR4-NOT transcription complex subunit 9: MSAQPSPCMNPQQQQQQPSEQEKVYQWINELAHPDTRETALLELSKKRETDLAPMLWNSFGTACALLQEIVNIYPSIMPPTLTAHQSNRVCNALALLQCVASHPETRTAFLQAQIPLYLYPFLSTISKTRPFEYLRLTSLGVIGALVKTDEQEVITFLLTTEIVPLCLTIMDSGSELSKTVATFIIQKILLDESGLSYICQTYERFSHVAITLGKMVIQLAKDPCARLLKHVVRCYLRLSDNTRARKALGQCLPDQLRDGTFTQCLQDDKSTKQWLQMLIKNLELGATQQPGADPRQIGMSPLGS; this comes from the exons ATGAGTGCACAGCCAAGTCCCTGCATGAatccccaacaacaacaacagcagccgagCGAGCAGGAGAAG GTTTATCAATGGATAAATGAGCTCGCTCATCCGGATACACGAGAGACAGCTTTGCTGGAACTGAGCAAGAAACGTGAAACGGATTTGGCGCCAATGCTGTGGAACAGCTTTGGCACAGCATGTGCCTTGCTGCAGGAGATTGTCAACATATATCCATCGATAATGCCGCCCACACTGACGGCACATCAATCGAATCGCGTTTGCAACGCATTGGCGCTGCTGCAGTGCGTCGCATCGCATCCGGAGACACGTACCGCCTTCTTGCAAGCACAGATTCCACTGTATTTATATCCATTCTTATCAACCATATCGAAAACACGACCATTCGAATATCTACGCTTGACCAGTTTGGGCGTTATTGGTGCTTTGGTCAAGACCGATGAACAGGAAGTAATTACATTTCTGCTCACCACGGAAATTGTGCCACTTTGCCTCACCATTATGGACAGTGGATCGGAGCTGAGCAAAACTGTTGCCACCTTTATCATACAAAAGATATTGCTCGATGAATCGGGTTTGTCATACATTTGTCAAACGTACGAGCGTTTCTCCCATGTTGCCATCACACTG GGCAAAATGGTCATTCAGCTGGCAAAGGATCCCTGTGCGCGCCTCTTGAAACATGTTGTACGTTGTTATCTGCGCCTCTCTGACAACACACG TGCTCGCAAAGCACTCGGACAGTGCCTGCCAGATCAATTGCGTGATGGCACATTCACACAGTGCCTGCAAGATGACAAATCCACAAAGCAATGGCTACAAATGCTAATCAAAAATTTGGAATTGGGCGCCACACAGCAACCGGGCGCTGATCCCCGCCAGATTGGTATGTCCCCGTTGGGCTCCTAG
- the LOC117793799 gene encoding signal recognition particle receptor subunit alpha homolog, with protein sequence MLDFVVVFTKGGVVLWNSNESGKNFASCINSLIRGVILEERNTESKYFEEDHLAVQFKLDNELDLVYAAVFQKVIKLNYLDNFLAEMQLAFKEKFGAIAAQERLGIDYEFEQEFRSVLSAAEEASAKQGKAPKTMRSFNESLKSKKTVASMIEDKKSSAASANEKRVNIQESPPATKSQPSSPPRNNDDIIQENRRKLREKLTPTKKAIVETKPSKISAQEKEKAGKKPRVWDLGGNSKDAVLLDRSKDAPEDVQVQSINNDLVGTMQGNIPDLDEESESDRDVEDSDDSDEDQDQQQQKPQQQKKQQTRAKAKTGGLLSYFKGIVGAKTMSREDLQPALEKMRDHLISKNVASEIAAKLCDSVATSLEGKQMGTFDSIASQVKEALTQSLVRILSPKRRIDIIRDALESKRNGKPYTIIFCGVNGVGKSTNLAKICFWLIENDFNVLIAACDTFRAGAVEQLRTHTRHLNALHPADKHNNRHMVQLYEKGYGKDAAGIAMEAIKFAHDTKVDVVLVDTAGRMQDNEPLMRSLSKLIKVNNPDLVLFVGEALVGNEAVDQLVKFNQSLADYSSNENPHIIDGIVLTKFDTIDDKVGAAISMTYITGQPIVFVGTGQTYADLKAINVNAVVNSLMK encoded by the exons atgttggaCTTTGTGGTCGTGTTCACAAAAGGCGGCGTTGTGCTTTGGAATTCAAATGAATCCGGCAAAAACTTTGCCTCGTGCATAAATAGCTTAATACGTGGCGTCATATTGGAG GAGCGTAATACAGAGTCCAAGTATTTTGAGGAGGATCATCTGGCGGTGCAATTCAAGCTGGACAATGAGCTCGATTTGGTTTATGCGGCCGTATTCCAAAAGGTTATCAAACTCAACTATTTGGACAACTTTCTGGCCGAGATGCAGTTGGCATTTAAAGAGAAATTCGGTGCTATTGCTGCCCAGGAACGACTCGGCATTGACTATGAATTCGAGCAGGAGTTCCGGAGTGTACTCAGCGCCGCCGAGGAGGCATCAGCCAAACAGGGGAAAGCCCCCAAAACGATGCGCTCGTTTAACGAGTCGCTGAAATCGAAGAAGACCGTTGCCTCCATGATTGAGGACAAGAAATCCTCAGCAGCGTCCGCGAATGAGAAGCGTGTCAATATACAGGAGAGTCCGCCAGCAACGAAATCACAGCCATCATCACCGCCACGCAACAATGATGATATTATCCAGGAGAATCGTCGCAAGCTGCGCGAGAAACTAACGCCCACAAAGAAGGCGATTGTGGAGACAAAGCCCAGCAAGATTAGCGCccaggagaaggagaaggccGGCAAGAAGCCAAGAGTCTGGGATCTGGGTGGCAACTCCAAGGATGCCGTCCTGCTCGATCGTTCCAAGGATGCGCCCGAAGATGTTCAGGTGCAAAGCATCAACAATGAT CTGGTGGGCACAATGCAGGGCAATATTCCGGACTTGGATGAGGAGAGTGAATCCGATCGCGATGTGGAGGACAGCGATGACAGCGATGAGGATCaggatcagcagcagcaaaaaccacagcaacaaaagaaacaacagACACGGGCAAAGGCAAAAACTGGCGGATTATTGTCATATTTCAAGGGAATAGTGGGCGCCAAGACAATGTCACGAGAGGATTTGCAGCCGGCGCTGGAGAAGATGCGCGATCATTTGATATCGAAAAATGTGGCATCGGAAATAGCAGCGAAATTATGCGATTCGGTGGCCACATCACTGGAGGGCAAACAGATGGGCACCTTCGATAGCATTGCCAGCCAGGTGAAGGAGGCACTGACGCAATCGCTGGTGAGGATTCTATCGCCCAAGCGACGCATTGACATCATCCGTGATGCATTGGAATCGAAGCGTAATGGCAAACCATATACGATCATCTTTTGCGGTGTCAATGGTGTTGGCAAGTCCACGAATCTGGCCAAGATTTGCTTTTGGCTCATCGAGAATGATTTCAATGTATTGATTGCCGCTTGTGATACGTTCCGCGCTGGTGCCGTGGAACAATTGCGTACCCATACACGACATCTGAATGCCCTGCATCCGGCGGACAAGCATAACAATCGCCATATGGTGCAGCTGTATGAGAAGGGTTATGGCAAGGATGCGGCTGGCATTGCCATGGAGGCCATCAAGTTTGCTCACGATACCAAGGTGGATGTGGTGCTGGTGGACACCGCCGGTCGTATGCAGGATAATGAGCCCCTAATGCGTTCCCTCTCCAAACTGATCAAGGTGAATAATCCCGACCTGGTGCTCTTCGTGGGCGAAGCTCTGGTCGGTAATGAAGCCGTCGATCAATTGGTGAAATTCAATCAATCCCTCGCCGATTATTCATCGAATGAGAATCCCCATATTATTGATGGCATTGTGTTAACCAAATTCGATACTATCGATGATAAGGTTGGTGCTGCCATCTCTATGACTTATATCACCGGACAGCCTATAGTTTTTGTGGGAACTGGACAAACCTATGCGGACCTCAAAGCCATCAATGTGAATGCCGTTGTCAATTCACTCATGAAGTGA
- the LOC117793828 gene encoding protein transport protein Sec61 gamma-2 subunit, protein MDKVVKFAEPGRLFAKDSIRLVKRCTKPDRKEFQKIAIATAIGFCIMGFIGFFVKLIHIPINNIIVGS, encoded by the coding sequence ATGGACAAAGTTGTTAAATTCGCCGAGCCTGGACGCCTTTTCGCCAAGGATTCAATTCGTCTCGTTAAACGCTGCACGAAGCCCGATCGCAAGGAGTTCCAAAAGATTGCCATTGCCACGGCTATTGGTTTCTGCATCATGGGATTCATTGGATTCTTCGTCAAGCTGATACACATTCccatcaacaacatcattgTGGGATCGTAA
- the LOC117793804 gene encoding AF4/FMR2 family member lilli-like, translating into MATTQQQQLPPPPQQQQQLPALPTKLPLPLPVKMSVPPATVVAEATTVTAAAAGVPAATMLLPKLPLYLPYVMEPQQPLNLSHVKPTFNEAHQQHAQQQQLAQQQQQLLLHPQQQQQQQQQRVAAMPARRQTICGFEARNLLNLDEMQPLDLSKKSTQATQLQQQQPQHQHLQQQQQQQHELPLGLALPLPLVARGTEAAAAAAHYYSNLELLKIPQVRNPMPVATAIQQQQQQQQQQQQQQQQAAITTPVAAVKTGGKKRATDVASKKEKQSSATKMDEVINNHIDDAINSVLLAVQEEEEQQQQQQQQQQQQQLMQQQQQQLLLQSATTATALTGMTAAIAATTATTTFATTTAATTTTTATVAKHLTPKKRNMRSKTIDCRSALLLTSTTPTLTHTVPAHKLQQLPNGATAAAVVAKVETPPPTQTEIVVVAEPQLPKMEQQQLQLTVAAAATAVAAVTPAMPVSVISVAPPTAATIAATAATTTTTTATLLLSSRRSATPSSLLEEHNSSNMHNNNNTSSGFHSLAQSSVNQEKEEEEQREQEEKAKKEEEEQEKERQTQRQKKEQE; encoded by the coding sequence ATGGCAacaacacagcagcaacagctgccgccgccaccacagcagcagcaacagttgccggcGTTGCCAACGAAACTGCCGTTGCCATTACCAGTAAAAATGTCAGTGCCGCCAGCAACAGTTGTTGctgaagcaacaacagttacagctgctgctgctggcgtgCCCGCAGCAACAATGCTGTTGCCCAAGTTGCCGCTGTATTTGCCTTACGTCATGGAACCGCAACAACCTTTAAATTTGAGTCATGTAAAGCCAACGTTTAACGAAGCACATCAGCAACAtgcgcagcaacagcaacttgcacagcaacaacagcaactgctgttgcatccacaacaacaacagcagcagcagcagcaacgtgtTGCAGCAATGCCAGCGCGTCGTCAAACGATTTGCGGCTTTGAGGCAAGAAATCTGTTGAATCTGGATGAGATGCAACCTTTGGATTTGTCCAAGAAATCAACGCAAGCAacacagctgcaacagcagcaaccacaacatcAGCAccttcaacagcaacagcaacagcaacatgagTTGCCATTGGGTTTGGCATTGCCCCTGCCGCTTGTGGCACGTGGCACGgaggcagctgctgccgctgcacaTTATTATTCTAATTTGGAGCTGCTCAAAATTCCACAAGTGCGTAATCCAATGCCCGTGGCAACAGcaatacaacagcaacaacaacaacaacaacagcagcagcagcagcaacaacaagcagcgaTAACAacgcctgttgctgctgtgaaaACCGGTGGCAAGAAACGTGCCACAGATGTGGCAAGCAAAAAGGAGAAACAATCGAGTGCCACAAAAATGGATGAAGTGATTAATAATCATATCGATGATGCCATCAATTCTGTGCTACTTGCTGTGCAAGAGGaagaagagcagcagcagcagcagcaacagcaacaacagcagcaacagctcatgcagcagcagcaacaacaactgttgctgcagtcagcaacaacagcgacagcctTAACTGGCATGACTGCAGCAATTGccgccacaacagcaacaacaacgtttgCAACCACAAccgcagcaaccacaacaacaacagcaactgttgccaaGCATTTGACACCAAAGAAACGTAATATGCGTTCGAAAACTATCGATTGTCGCTCTGCCTTGTTGCTGACGTCGACCACGCCTACGCTCACGCACACTGTGcccgcccacaaattgcagcaATTGCCAAATggcgcaacagcagcagcagttgttgcCAAAGTGGAAACGCCGCCGCCAACACAAAccgaaattgttgttgttgcggagCCGCAATTGCCTAAAAtggagcagcaacaattgcagctcacagtagcagcggcagcaacagcagttgctGCGGTAACGCCAGCAATGCCTGTCTCGGTGATTTCAGTGGcgccaccaacagcagcaacaatagcagcaacagcagcaacaacaacgacaacaacagcaacattgttGCTATCGTCACGTCGCAGTGCGACGCCCAGCTCATTGCTGGAGgagcacaacagcagcaacatgcacaacaacaacaatacatcGTCGGGCTTTCATAGTTTGGCGCAATCGTCAGTGAATCAGGAAAAGGAGGAGGAAGAACAGAGAGAGCAGGAGGAGAAGGCAAAGAAAGaagaggaggagcaggagaaggagaggcagacacagagacaaaagaaagagcaagaa
- the LOC117793807 gene encoding 26S proteasome regulatory subunit 6B codes for MDILLPERDELDLKLKDAHSSLDELDIDDLYVRYKKLQKTLEFIEVQEEYIKDEQRNLKKEYLHAQEEVKRIQSVPLVIGQFLEAVDQNTGIVGSTTGSNYYVRILSTIDRELLKPSASVALHKHSNALVDVLPPEADSSISMLQPDEKPDVSYADIGGMDLQKQEIREAVELPLTHFELYKQIGIDPPRGVLMYGPPGCGKTMLAKAVAHHTTASFIRVVGSEFVQKYLGEGPRMVRDVFRLAKENAPAIIFIDEIDAIATKRFDAQTGADREVQRILLELLNQMDGFDQTTNVKVIMATNRADTLDPALLRPGRLDRKIEFPLPDRRQKRLVFSTITSKMNLSEDVDLEEFVARPDKISGADINAICQEAGMHAVRENRYIVLAKDFEKGYKNNIKKDEQEHEFYK; via the exons atggaTATATTGCTGCCCGAAAGA GATGAACTTGATTTGAAGCTGAAAGATGCACACAGCTCTTTGGATGAACTGGACATTGATGATTTGTATGTGCGCTATAAG AAATTGCAAAAGACCTTGGAGTTCATTGAGGTGCAGGAAGAGTATATCAAGGATGAGCAGCGCAATCTAAAGAAAGAGTATCTGCATGCCCAGGAGGAGGTGAAACGCATACAGTCGGTGCCGTTGGTAATTGGACAATTCCTTGAGGCTGTTGATCAGAATACGGGAATTGTTGGCTCCACCACCGGCTCCAATTACTATGTGCGCATTCTGTCCACCATTGATAGGGAATTGCTGAAGCCATCGGCATCGGTGGCATTGCATAAGCATAGTAATGCTTTGGTTGATGTGCTGCCTCCGGAGGCGGACAGTTCCATATCCATGTTGCAGCCGGATGAGAAGCCCGATGTTAGCTATGCGGATATTGGTGGCATGGATCTGCAAAAGCAGGAGATCCGTGAAGCTGTTGAACTGCCACTCACACACTTTGAGCTGTACAAACAGATTGGCATTGATCCGCCGCGTGGTGTGCTCATGTACGGTCCACCAGGATGCGGCAAGACCATGTTGGCCAAGGCTGTGGCACATCACACAACAGCATCGTTTATTCGCGTCGTTGGCTCCGAATTTGTGCAGAAGTATCTGGGTGAAGGACCCCGCATGGTCAGAGATGTCTTTCGTCTGGCCAAGGAGAATGCTCCAGCCATCATTTTCATTGATGAAATCGATGCAATTGCCACAAAACGTTTCGATGCCCAAACTGGTGCGGATCGTGAGGTGCAACGTATTCTGCTGGAGCTGCTCAATCAAATGGATGGCTTCGATCAGACCACAAATGTCAAGGTGATCATGGCCACCAATCGTGCCGATACCTTGGATCCAGCTCTGTTGCGTCCTGGTCGCTTGGATCGTAAAATTGAATTCCCGCTGCCGGATCGTCGACAGAAACGTTTGGTCTTCTCCACAATCACATCAAAGATGAACCTCAGCGAGGATGTTGATTTGGAGGAGTTTGTCGCACGGCCGGATAAAATCTCCGGTGCGGATATCAATGCCATTTGCCAGGAGGCGGGCATGCATGCGGTGCGTGAGAATCGTTATATTGTTCTGGCCAAGGACTTTGAGAAGGGTTACAAGAACAACATCAAGAAGGACGAACAGGAGCATGAGTTCTACAAATAG